In the Methanobacterium sp. genome, ATATTTAACTTTTGTGCTGTATTAAATGCTTTTTCCAGAGTTTCAGCACGGATTGTGATCCGCTGGAAATTTTGAGGGCCGTGAATTATCCATGAATTGCTGCCTTTAAACTCTCTGAATTTATAATCATTTTCTTCCCTTTTATAATTCCCTACAGGTATCTCGAGAGCGCAGTATTTTTCAATTTTTTTCTCTGTTTCTTTGTAATTCCATTTACCTGTAGCCATATCAACAAGTTCATGCATAGGACTTACATTTGTGGAGGCTGCAGTTAAATATCTTGTGCCGCTTGGACGGGTGTTTATCTCTATAAAGTAGCTGATATTCTCTTTTTCATCAAATATGACATCAATATCAATAACACCTTCAGCACCTAAAAAATCAGCGATCATACTGGCTTTTTTTCTTAATTCTTCATTATCCAGACCATTTATATTTAAGGGAGCGGTTTTAAGTTTATCCAGGGGATGAGTACCTTCAATAGTTGTTTTTCCTTTATAAACCGGTACAAGAGGAACTGCTTTTCCATTATGTCTTAAAACCTCAATGGATATTTCTGTGCCATCAATAAATTCCTCTGCAAATGCACCTTCAAAATCTGGCATTATACTATTATAATCCTCTTCATTCCAGACAATTTTTACTCCACTTCCACCCTGACCTTCTAATTTTTTAACTACAGCAGGTAATTGTAGCTTTTGCCCATTTTTTGAAATTTTACTGAAAAGAGGGGTATTTATTTGATTTTTAATGAAAAATTCTTTGGTTTTAAGCTTGTCTCTGGCAGTAATAACTGTTTTTAGTGGAGATGCCACTACAGGGATTCCATAATCAGTTTCAAGCTCTTTTTTTAGCCTTGCAACTTCAATAAGAGGTTTATCTATCCCAATTAAAGGTAAAACTGCATCCACATCTTCTTTAATTGCAATTTCTTTAGGTGCTTCCATCCCCCTTGGAACAATGTAGTGAATATCTGGTA is a window encoding:
- a CDS encoding ATP-grasp domain-containing protein translates to MKILFIGARLFDDISLYTKNEGITSVLTESNPDSPNLKLPDIHYIVPRGMEAPKEIAIKEDVDAVLPLIGIDKPLIEVARLKKELETDYGIPVVASPLKTVITARDKLKTKEFFIKNQINTPLFSKISKNGQKLQLPAVVKKLEGQGGSGVKIVWNEEDYNSIMPDFEGAFAEEFIDGTEISIEVLRHNGKAVPLVPVYKGKTTIEGTHPLDKLKTAPLNINGLDNEELRKKASMIADFLGAEGVIDIDVIFDEKENISYFIEINTRPSGTRYLTAASTNVSPMHELVDMATGKWNYKETEKKIEKYCALEIPVGNYKREENDYKFREFKGSNSWIIHGPQNFQRITIRAETLEKAFNTAQKLNIDYKKFQ